A region from the Lysobacter antibioticus genome encodes:
- a CDS encoding class I SAM-dependent methyltransferase, whose protein sequence is MQARTPGRILWAVERLDPAAADELLEIGCGNGAAVASICPRLDRGRITAIDRSPAAIAAATRRNAAHIASGKAVFLATDLACFESSAHRFDKAFAVNVNVFWLRPTVELRVLARVLKPGGALCLVFQPPSESQLDSIATACAERLVAQGFVAIRTVRHRLENGAAVCVHALWGER, encoded by the coding sequence ATGCAAGCCAGAACCCCGGGTCGAATCCTCTGGGCGGTCGAGCGGCTCGATCCGGCCGCCGCCGACGAACTGCTCGAAATCGGTTGCGGTAACGGCGCCGCCGTGGCGTCGATCTGTCCACGCCTCGACCGCGGGCGGATCACCGCCATCGACCGGTCGCCCGCGGCCATCGCGGCCGCGACCAGGCGCAACGCCGCTCATATCGCATCCGGCAAGGCCGTGTTTCTCGCCACCGACCTGGCTTGCTTCGAATCGTCGGCGCACAGGTTCGACAAGGCCTTCGCCGTCAACGTCAATGTCTTCTGGCTGCGGCCGACGGTCGAGTTGCGGGTGCTGGCGCGCGTGCTCAAGCCCGGCGGCGCGCTGTGCCTGGTGTTTCAACCGCCGAGCGAATCGCAGCTAGACTCGATCGCTACAGCATGCGCCGAGCGGCTGGTCGCGCAGGGTTTCGTCGCGATCCGAACGGTCCGTCACAGGTTGGAGAACGGCGCGGCGGTATGCGTGCATGCCCTATGGGGCGAGCGATAA
- a CDS encoding PLP-dependent aminotransferase family protein: MAKHAGSVFSVDVTGLETGQGQPAYARICERIRSAIVSGALAPNARLPSSRVLAQDLGVARNTVDWALGQLVADGYIVRRRGAGSFVAASLPERDTRPLAAKRSTQAAAVEDERRLSRRATALRSYPGHYQPASAIPFTPSLPPIDLFPRAVWNRLLQREAAQAGTAYWAYGASNGLPALREAIAAHASAMRATRCSPEQVIVVTSTQQAVELAGKVLADTDDLAWAETPGYQPVQHCLRAAGLQVVPVPVDEQGLDVAAGRRLAPDARLAYVTPAHQYPMGYEMSMERRQALLDWTRQHDAYVIEDDYDGDYRYEGRPIASLQGMDDGGRVIYVGSFNKILFPALRIAYAIVPERLIAAFVDAKHVADGHTALLMQGVLAAFIQEGHLARHLRKTRTIYDERRLDFLEQARALTEVLEFGPATAGMHVAALFKQGLAIDDRAVAAECARAGVVVHPLSKYGASERGGLVFGFAGASRAATRSGLEIVGQAIAAVRSMGAGSSP; the protein is encoded by the coding sequence ATGGCCAAGCATGCCGGTTCGGTATTCTCCGTCGACGTCACCGGTCTCGAGACGGGACAGGGTCAGCCTGCGTACGCGCGTATCTGCGAGCGCATTCGCAGCGCCATCGTCAGCGGCGCGCTGGCACCGAATGCGCGCTTGCCGTCGAGCCGGGTCCTGGCCCAGGACCTCGGCGTCGCCCGCAACACCGTCGACTGGGCACTGGGCCAGTTGGTCGCCGACGGCTATATCGTGCGGCGCCGCGGCGCCGGCAGTTTCGTCGCCGCGAGCCTGCCCGAACGCGATACGCGCCCGCTCGCCGCCAAGCGCAGCACGCAAGCCGCGGCCGTCGAGGACGAACGCCGATTGTCGAGGCGAGCGACTGCGCTGCGGAGTTATCCCGGCCATTACCAGCCGGCGTCGGCGATCCCGTTCACGCCTTCGCTGCCGCCGATCGATCTGTTTCCGCGTGCGGTGTGGAACCGTCTGCTGCAGCGCGAGGCCGCACAAGCCGGCACCGCGTACTGGGCCTATGGCGCCAGCAATGGCTTGCCGGCCCTGCGCGAGGCCATCGCCGCGCACGCCTCGGCGATGCGCGCCACGCGCTGTTCGCCCGAGCAGGTGATCGTGGTCACCAGCACCCAGCAGGCGGTGGAGCTGGCCGGAAAAGTACTGGCCGATACCGACGACCTCGCCTGGGCGGAAACACCGGGCTACCAGCCGGTGCAGCACTGCCTGCGTGCGGCCGGCCTGCAAGTCGTGCCGGTGCCGGTCGACGAACAGGGGCTCGATGTCGCCGCGGGCCGCAGGCTGGCGCCGGATGCGCGCCTGGCCTACGTCACACCCGCGCACCAGTATCCGATGGGCTACGAGATGTCGATGGAGCGGCGCCAGGCCTTGCTCGACTGGACTCGGCAACACGACGCCTATGTGATCGAAGACGATTACGACGGCGACTACCGCTACGAAGGCCGGCCGATCGCTTCTCTGCAGGGCATGGACGACGGCGGACGCGTCATCTACGTCGGCAGTTTCAACAAGATCCTGTTTCCGGCGCTGCGCATCGCCTATGCCATCGTGCCCGAACGCCTGATCGCGGCTTTCGTCGACGCCAAACATGTCGCCGACGGCCACACTGCCTTGCTGATGCAGGGCGTGCTGGCGGCCTTCATCCAGGAAGGCCATCTGGCCCGCCACCTGCGCAAGACCCGCACGATCTACGACGAGCGCCGCCTGGACTTCCTCGAACAGGCCCGCGCCTTGACCGAGGTGCTGGAGTTCGGCCCCGCCACCGCCGGCATGCATGTCGCCGCCTTGTTCAAGCAGGGCCTGGCGATCGACGATCGCGCCGTCGCCGCCGAATGCGCACGCGCCGGCGTGGTGGTGCATCCCTTGTCGAAATACGGTGCGAGCGAGCGTGGCGGGCTGGTGTTCGGCTTCGCCGGCGCATCGCGCGCGGCGACCCGCTCCGGCCTGGAGATCGTGGGTCAGGCCATCGCTGCGGTTCGTTCCATGGGCGCTGGTTCCAGTCCCTGA
- a CDS encoding AraC family transcriptional regulator produces the protein MARNPHRHMQWFQQAPCAALRPFVRRFMVVEFVADRADTHLPDTGTVAAFTFRGRCRIDGGRWMPQAAFTGLRDTLRAHDHHAGHSVLLAAFTPVGAAAFLRPSQEALSGITTDLSELLDRADELERLHEQLSSASDHPQRIAQLQHFLLARLRENAPDPLMAAAVSWLERRPAGRRIDALTRYIGLSQSALERRFRRVVGVTPKKFASMLRLQHAVRLQATGLDLTEVALAAGYYDQAHFNHDFRRATGSAPAAFFAAHEPA, from the coding sequence ATGGCCCGCAACCCGCATCGCCACATGCAATGGTTCCAGCAAGCGCCGTGCGCGGCGCTGCGGCCGTTCGTGCGGCGTTTCATGGTGGTGGAATTCGTCGCCGACCGCGCCGATACGCATCTGCCCGATACCGGCACCGTAGCCGCGTTTACGTTTAGGGGCCGCTGCCGCATCGACGGCGGCCGCTGGATGCCGCAAGCGGCGTTCACCGGCTTGCGCGATACCTTGCGCGCGCACGACCACCACGCCGGGCATTCGGTGCTGCTGGCCGCGTTCACCCCGGTCGGTGCGGCGGCGTTTCTGCGGCCCTCGCAGGAAGCGCTCAGCGGCATCACGACCGACCTGAGCGAGCTGCTGGACCGAGCCGACGAGCTCGAACGCCTGCACGAACAACTCTCCAGCGCATCCGACCATCCCCAGCGCATCGCACAGTTGCAGCACTTCCTGTTGGCGCGCTTGCGCGAAAACGCACCCGACCCGCTGATGGCGGCCGCGGTGAGCTGGCTCGAACGCCGGCCCGCCGGCCGTCGCATCGACGCGCTGACGCGCTACATCGGTCTGAGCCAGAGCGCGCTTGAACGACGCTTCCGCCGCGTGGTCGGGGTGACGCCGAAGAAATTCGCCTCGATGCTGCGGCTGCAACACGCGGTGCGTCTGCAAGCGACCGGCCTGGATCTGACCGAGGTCGCACTGGCCGCCGGTTATTACGACCAGGCCCATTTCAACCACGACTTCCGCCGCGCCACCGGCAGCGCACCCGCCGCATTCTTCGCTGCGCACGAACCGGCCTGA
- a CDS encoding YciI family protein: MTAMNTFVILFRRDRGSLSEAERLSLGRDIGAWARRHNEAGHQLAPRLLAPESRHIGPHRGTVEADPLPITALLFLEARDLDEAARVAESHPGMRHGFTVEVRAWSAPNPTSAPANATP, from the coding sequence ATGACTGCCATGAATACCTTCGTCATCCTGTTCCGTCGCGACCGCGGGTCTTTGTCCGAAGCCGAACGACTCAGCCTCGGCCGCGACATCGGCGCCTGGGCGCGCCGGCACAACGAGGCCGGGCACCAACTCGCCCCACGGCTGCTGGCCCCCGAAAGCCGCCACATCGGCCCGCACCGCGGCACCGTCGAGGCCGACCCCCTGCCGATCACCGCCCTGCTGTTCCTGGAAGCGCGCGACCTGGACGAAGCCGCGCGCGTCGCCGAGTCCCACCCCGGCATGCGCCACGGCTTCACCGTCGAGGTGCGTGCGTGGTCGGCGCCGAATCCCACCTCGGCCCCGGCCAACGCGACGCCGTAA
- a CDS encoding LysR family transcriptional regulator has product MSRRFDHLGDVEAFVAVVEHGSLTAAAVALSTTPSVISRAIGRLETRLGSQLLRRTTRRQGLTEAGRVYLEHSRAAFALIDDAERAIQGQDGELSGLVRLSVPTTYGHYRLPALLQRFAVRYPQVQIELNIANRNVDLVAEGFDLAIRLGQLPDSGLVARKLEDAALCLVASPAYLERAGLPRTLEDLRRHVCIPFVMPSTGRVANWLFRSEQHAGNERSDIDWTPASQMLISDDVLGVVSLAEQGVGICQSYDFIVEDRLRRGRLVELLPQLRGRSRPFSLIYAPHRRLSAASRALIDMLAGESESAGG; this is encoded by the coding sequence ATGAGCCGGCGATTCGACCATCTCGGGGATGTGGAAGCCTTCGTTGCCGTCGTCGAACACGGTTCCCTGACTGCGGCCGCGGTAGCGTTGTCGACCACGCCGTCGGTGATCAGCCGCGCCATCGGCCGGCTCGAAACCCGCCTGGGCAGCCAATTGCTGCGCCGGACCACCCGTCGCCAGGGCCTGACCGAGGCCGGTCGTGTGTACCTAGAGCATTCGCGCGCTGCCTTCGCCCTGATCGACGACGCCGAGCGCGCGATCCAGGGCCAGGACGGCGAACTGAGCGGGCTCGTGCGCCTCAGCGTGCCGACCACCTACGGTCATTACCGGTTGCCGGCGCTGTTGCAGCGCTTCGCCGTTCGCTACCCGCAGGTGCAGATCGAACTCAACATCGCCAACCGCAACGTCGACCTGGTCGCCGAAGGCTTCGACCTGGCGATACGCCTCGGCCAACTGCCCGACAGCGGCCTGGTCGCGCGCAAGCTCGAAGACGCGGCCTTGTGCCTGGTCGCGTCGCCGGCCTACCTGGAACGCGCGGGCTTGCCGCGCACCCTGGAAGACCTGCGCCGGCACGTCTGCATTCCCTTCGTGATGCCGAGCACCGGCCGTGTCGCGAACTGGCTGTTCCGCAGCGAGCAGCACGCCGGCAACGAGCGCAGCGATATCGACTGGACGCCGGCATCGCAGATGCTGATATCCGACGACGTACTGGGTGTGGTGTCGTTGGCCGAGCAGGGCGTCGGCATCTGCCAGAGCTACGACTTCATCGTCGAAGACCGGCTGCGGCGCGGCCGCCTGGTCGAATTGCTGCCGCAGTTGCGCGGTCGCTCGCGGCCGTTCTCGCTGATCTATGCCCCGCATCGCCGTTTGTCGGCGGCGTCGCGGGCGTTGATCGATATGTTGGCGGGGGAGAGTGAGTCTGCGGGGGGCTAG
- a CDS encoding type 1 glutamine amidotransferase domain-containing protein, with the protein MSPNPAAGLKPVLFVLTSHGRKGDSGQSTGYYLGEVTHPLAELEAAGIAVEFASIQGGEPPVDGADVDDATNARYWNDPHFREAVRHTLPLHDADASRYSAIFFAGGHGAMWDFPNSPAVQRVTREIYEAGGVVGAVCHGPAALVEVTLSDGAYLVAGKRVSAFTDDEERAVKLEGVVPFLLASRLSARGAQHQPAPDWTSQVVVDGRLVTGQNPQSASAVGAAMRELLLAPASA; encoded by the coding sequence ATGTCCCCGAACCCTGCCGCCGGCCTCAAGCCGGTCTTGTTCGTCCTCACCAGCCACGGCCGCAAGGGCGACAGCGGTCAGTCGACCGGCTACTACCTAGGCGAGGTCACCCATCCGCTGGCCGAACTCGAGGCCGCCGGCATCGCGGTCGAGTTCGCCTCGATCCAAGGCGGCGAACCGCCGGTGGACGGCGCCGACGTCGACGACGCCACCAACGCGCGCTACTGGAACGACCCGCACTTTCGCGAAGCCGTGCGCCATACCTTGCCGCTGCACGACGCCGACGCGTCCCGCTATTCGGCGATCTTCTTCGCCGGCGGCCACGGCGCGATGTGGGACTTCCCCAACAGCCCGGCGGTGCAGCGGGTCACGCGCGAGATCTACGAAGCCGGCGGCGTGGTCGGCGCGGTCTGCCACGGCCCGGCCGCGCTGGTCGAGGTGACCTTGAGCGACGGCGCCTATCTGGTCGCCGGCAAGCGCGTAAGCGCGTTCACCGACGATGAGGAGCGCGCCGTGAAGCTGGAGGGCGTGGTGCCGTTCCTGCTCGCCAGCCGGCTGAGCGCACGTGGCGCGCAGCATCAGCCGGCGCCCGACTGGACCTCGCAGGTCGTCGTCGACGGCCGCCTCGTCACCGGCCAGAACCCGCAGTCGGCCAGCGCCGTCGGTGCGGCGATGCGCGAGCTGCTGCTCGCCCCGGCCTCCGCATAA
- a CDS encoding type 1 glutamine amidotransferase domain-containing protein yields the protein MKPMQKLVAAIALALSFGSAHAGNVLVVLSDVDHLDLRDGKTFATGFYLNELMQPVKLLLDAGHQVTFATPQGRAPTVDRSSIDPMYFGGDAEALKTHQALLDRLAITAKDSSPVLSLARIEQIGYGRFDAVYIPGGHAPMQDLLHSPTLGRLLGDFHQRGKTTALVCHGPIALLSTLPQAQRFTAQLAGSGKATAPTQWIYAGYQVTVISNQEEELAKAALGGGAMKFYPQTALQQAGMRYRSNTAPWSANVVVDRELITGQNPASAVAVAKELLSRLK from the coding sequence ATGAAACCGATGCAAAAACTCGTGGCCGCGATCGCTCTCGCGCTGAGCTTCGGCAGCGCCCACGCCGGCAATGTCCTGGTGGTGCTGTCCGATGTCGATCACCTCGACCTCCGGGACGGCAAGACCTTCGCCACCGGCTTCTATCTCAACGAACTGATGCAGCCGGTGAAACTGTTGCTCGATGCCGGCCACCAGGTCACCTTCGCCACGCCGCAAGGCCGGGCGCCGACCGTGGACCGCTCGTCGATCGACCCGATGTACTTCGGCGGCGACGCCGAGGCCTTGAAGACGCACCAAGCCCTGCTCGATCGCCTGGCGATCACCGCGAAAGACTCATCGCCGGTGCTCAGCCTCGCCCGCATCGAACAGATCGGCTACGGCCGGTTCGACGCGGTCTACATCCCCGGCGGTCACGCGCCGATGCAGGACCTGCTGCACAGCCCGACGCTCGGCCGTCTGCTCGGCGATTTCCACCAACGCGGCAAGACCACCGCCCTGGTCTGCCACGGCCCGATCGCCCTGCTCTCGACCCTGCCGCAGGCTCAGCGGTTCACGGCGCAGCTGGCAGGCTCCGGCAAGGCCACCGCGCCGACGCAGTGGATCTATGCCGGCTACCAAGTCACCGTGATCAGCAACCAGGAAGAAGAGCTGGCCAAGGCCGCGCTCGGCGGCGGGGCGATGAAGTTCTATCCGCAGACCGCACTGCAACAGGCCGGCATGCGTTATCGCAGCAATACCGCGCCGTGGAGCGCGAACGTCGTGGTCGATCGCGAGTTGATCACCGGGCAGAACCCGGCCTCGGCGGTCGCTGTGGCGAAGGAATTGCTGTCGCGCTTGAAGTAA
- a CDS encoding carboxymuconolactone decarboxylase family protein: MNNPALIHADTMKALWALKASTENKGVPARTLILIELRASQINGCSVCVDMHAREGKKAGESDERLFAVSAWREAPYFNEAERAALALTEALTRISDRPDAVCDEVWNEAARHYDEAALAALVVAIANINVWNRLNVAVKQPVGAWKA; encoded by the coding sequence ATGAACAACCCCGCTCTGATCCACGCGGACACGATGAAGGCGCTGTGGGCGCTGAAAGCCTCGACCGAGAACAAGGGCGTACCGGCTCGGACGCTGATCCTGATCGAACTGCGCGCCAGCCAGATCAACGGCTGCAGCGTCTGCGTCGACATGCATGCGCGCGAGGGCAAGAAGGCCGGCGAAAGCGACGAGCGTCTGTTCGCGGTGTCGGCCTGGCGCGAGGCGCCCTATTTCAACGAAGCCGAGCGCGCCGCGCTGGCGTTGACCGAGGCGTTGACGCGGATCAGCGACCGTCCCGATGCGGTCTGCGACGAGGTCTGGAACGAAGCCGCCAGGCACTACGACGAAGCCGCACTGGCCGCGCTGGTGGTGGCGATCGCCAACATCAACGTGTGGAACCGGCTCAACGTCGCGGTGAAGCAACCGGTCGGCGCCTGGAAGGCTTGA
- a CDS encoding XVIPCD domain-containing protein, whose protein sequence is MSEQSARPASGGEPSFAEQVRGQDAKPIDKTLARLMADLYDEGPGIDGFKPLNAEQLRDAGIDPATLKNEDSGFLARIYGDDKGHYVLAYSGTDEGKDWLTNLRQGVGLEDAQYNQAIALAREARVAFGNEVVITGHSLGGGLAGAASISSGIPAVTFNSAGVHDKTLERIGIDADRAKEEVTNSGQVRRYAVKNEILTDLQEHSIPLKWAMPDAVGHKIELPDPDPQSFWRRMIPGNGIKHGIDVHYIDAVIKAQEMASPTLYPQGTAAVSPIHSGRDAHPATSPANPDHPNHALYGQALRGLQGIDSRTLDFQGEQGYRNAATHAAHDARAHGMDRIDHVVASNNGAGFFVVQGGLDDPGNRRVFLDQSRALSQPAEQPVVAQLAQTETPTQTESRRAVMG, encoded by the coding sequence ATGAGCGAGCAGTCCGCGCGTCCCGCCAGCGGCGGTGAACCGTCGTTTGCCGAGCAAGTCCGAGGCCAGGACGCCAAGCCGATCGACAAGACTTTGGCGCGGCTGATGGCCGACCTGTACGACGAAGGTCCCGGCATCGACGGCTTCAAGCCCTTGAATGCCGAGCAGCTGCGCGACGCCGGCATCGACCCGGCCACGCTGAAGAACGAAGACAGCGGTTTCCTTGCGCGCATCTACGGCGACGACAAGGGCCATTACGTCCTGGCCTATTCCGGCACCGACGAAGGCAAGGACTGGCTGACCAATCTGCGCCAGGGCGTGGGTCTCGAAGACGCCCAGTACAACCAGGCCATCGCGCTCGCCCGCGAAGCGCGCGTCGCCTTCGGCAACGAAGTCGTCATCACCGGCCATTCGCTCGGCGGCGGCCTGGCCGGCGCCGCTTCGATCAGCAGCGGCATTCCGGCGGTGACCTTCAACTCGGCGGGCGTGCACGACAAGACGCTCGAACGCATCGGCATCGATGCCGACCGCGCCAAGGAAGAAGTCACCAACAGCGGCCAGGTCCGGCGTTATGCGGTCAAGAACGAAATCCTGACCGACCTGCAGGAGCACAGCATTCCGCTGAAGTGGGCGATGCCGGACGCGGTCGGGCACAAGATCGAACTGCCCGATCCCGACCCGCAATCGTTCTGGCGGCGGATGATCCCGGGCAACGGCATCAAGCACGGCATCGACGTGCACTACATCGATGCGGTGATCAAGGCGCAGGAAATGGCGTCGCCGACCTTGTATCCGCAAGGCACCGCCGCGGTGAGCCCGATCCATTCGGGCCGCGATGCGCATCCGGCGACCTCGCCGGCGAATCCCGACCACCCGAACCACGCCTTGTACGGACAGGCCCTGCGCGGCTTGCAGGGCATCGACAGCCGCACCCTGGATTTCCAGGGCGAGCAGGGCTATCGCAACGCCGCGACCCATGCCGCCCATGATGCGCGCGCGCACGGCATGGACCGGATCGATCACGTGGTGGCGAGCAACAACGGCGCCGGCTTCTTCGTCGTCCAGGGCGGGCTCGACGATCCGGGCAATCGCCGTGTGTTTCTCGATCAATCGCGCGCCCTGTCGCAGCCGGCCGAACAGCCGGTCGTGGCCCAGCTCGCGCAGACCGAAACGCCGACGCAGACCGAGTCGCGCCGCGCCGTGATGGGCTGA
- a CDS encoding ankyrin repeat domain-containing protein, whose amino-acid sequence MAVVDIHEVFADPAVAELAEAVAAGDSADIRRLAAGVDLRTHGDKNVTLLEWAVLNQSLDGLKALLEAGADPAEPGIDGGTVVHMAAMANDPVYLDVLLAHGAAPDTPHGENGSAPLSAALMGERSVQFHRLLEAGANPNHVDRLGNTALHVAGKINQPNRALDLLKAGTDADARNRQNVTFQRYLFMTPPSLLNAQTRQDREALVAWLREHDIAVESGG is encoded by the coding sequence ATGGCAGTAGTCGATATTCATGAGGTGTTCGCCGATCCGGCCGTGGCCGAATTGGCCGAGGCGGTCGCCGCAGGCGACAGCGCGGACATCCGGCGTTTGGCCGCGGGCGTGGACCTGCGTACGCATGGCGACAAGAACGTCACCCTGCTCGAATGGGCGGTGCTCAATCAAAGCCTCGACGGCCTCAAGGCCTTGCTCGAAGCCGGGGCCGATCCGGCCGAGCCGGGCATCGACGGCGGCACCGTCGTGCATATGGCGGCGATGGCCAACGATCCGGTTTATCTCGACGTCCTGCTCGCGCACGGCGCGGCGCCGGACACCCCGCATGGCGAAAACGGCTCGGCCCCGCTCAGCGCGGCCTTGATGGGCGAGCGCTCGGTCCAGTTCCATCGCTTGCTCGAAGCCGGCGCCAACCCGAATCACGTCGACCGCCTGGGCAATACCGCCCTGCACGTGGCCGGCAAGATCAACCAGCCCAATCGCGCGCTGGACTTGCTCAAGGCCGGCACCGACGCCGATGCGCGCAATCGCCAGAACGTCACCTTCCAGCGCTATTTGTTCATGACTCCGCCGAGTCTGTTGAACGCGCAGACCCGCCAGGATCGCGAGGCACTGGTGGCCTGGTTGCGCGAGCACGACATTGCGGTGGAAAGCGGCGGCTGA